AGACCTCGAGTGCCTTCGACATCGACAAAGTACCTTGAAAAGCCAGACAGAGTATCCACCAGCAGCCGACACCGCGACCAGTTCAGGCCTCCTCCCACTAACCACCTTTGAACTTCCATCAGCTGGGGCCGACAGCCTTCAACTCCCTCCCGCCAGGACCAGCTTCCCGGCCGCATCGCTTGTGTTACTGTGGGACGAACGAGAAGCTCGGGTTAGCCAACACCAGCTACCCGCATTACCAGCGCTAGCCACCAATGGGAGTCCATCTCCTCTTCCATCTGGCCGTAGAGGCTCAAGGCCGCAGGTTGAGCCACAAGCGTTACCCTGCTGCATACGAACCCATCCAAATCTCTGACTGGGCCCGGACATCCCAGGTTCTGGCCAGATGCACCAGGACCAGCTAACCACAAGACGGAGGTGAGAAGGAGTTCCGATCCCCCGTCCCAGGGCCAGCTCCATCCTTACAGCTGCGGTTGGAACCCAGCGGAGCGAGGTCATGTGGTCTTGGTCGCAGCTTCTCCTCAAAACCACCTCCCCACAGCCAAACCAGCTGCTACAGCAAGTCCGCAGGGAATAACAGTCGAGCCCCAAGCCAGCTGTCTGCTAACTGAGCAACACAGAGCAGTGGTGGGGCTGAGAGAGGCGAGAAGCAGCCGACTTCCAACACCTACAACAACAAAGACACCCCAAGACCCAGAAGCTAGAGGACGCCTTCCTCAGCGCTGACTCCCAGGCCGAAGGTAGAGGACCGCTCCTCAGCTCCTGCCCCCAAGGCCCTAAGGTCGTAGACCGAACCGACCTGCCTCAAGCTGCTGCCCCAGGCCCTAGAGGTAGCAGACACGCCTCCCTCAGCTGACTTGCCCCAGGCCGAAGGTAGAGACCCGCTACCTCAGCGCTGCCCCCAGGCCCGAAGGTAGAGCAACCGCGCCTCAGCTGTCTTGCCCCAGGCCCTAAAAGGTAGAGGAGCCGCCTCCTCAGCTGCGTGCCCAGGCCCTAAGCATACGAGAACCGCTCCTCAGCCTCCTGCCACCCAGCCCTTAGAGACCTCCCCTCGAGGAAGGGTCTGTCGGGGCCTCCGTCCCTCAGAGACATCACATCCCCCTCCCAGAGAGCCAGGAGGAGCACAGRGAAGACRCACGCTACAGGGAGCAGTARAGCCCAGCAGGAGAACCCCAGTGGCCTGGAGAAGAGTGTTGGAGAAGCTCCTCCCAGCGCTGTGGCCAAACGTGTTGGTTTTACTTCCTCCTGTCACAGCCCCCAGCCTGCTGCTGCCCACAGGACAGACGGTCAGTCTCTGGTCCAATCAACCACATTATTCAGCTGTTTTGTAATTTCGATCCCATTTTTTCCTGGTCCTTCCGGCTGGGTTCAGGTTTTTCAATGTTGATTATAGTTTGAGGTATTTTCCTGGTCTTGTGTTCTGCAGATAATGATAAAGGAGGATTTAGTTAATTGGTTAAGGAGTTTATTAATCTCCTGGTCAGGTGGTGGatagtaatgtattgtattaatGTCCTGGTCAGGTGGTGgatagtaatgtgttgtattaatgTCCTGGTCAGGTTGATGgatagtaatgtgttgtattaatgTCCTGGTCAGGTGGTGgatagtaatgtgttgtattaatgTCCTGGTCAGGTGTTGGATAGTAATGTATTAATGTCCTGGTCAGGTGGTGgatagtaatgtgttgtattaatgTCCTGGTCAGGTGGTGGATAGTAATGTATTGTTCTCTACAGATGTGTTTCCAGGTACTCCTATGCATCATGCCGGAGGACCAGATCAGAGCCAGTGTACCTTcagaccctccacctctcctctcacccactcctccccctCACAGACCTCCTTCCCCAGCCAAGAAGGGTACACTGCTGcttcaaatcaatcaatccatcaatcAATGATTAAATCAATCAGTTGTGTCAGGCTGTTGCCCTCTACTGTGTAACTCTAGTTGCAGTTTATCCTAAATCTTCtatttctctctggtctctggtgcCTCTCCAGGACTGTCTCCCCCCCCTCATCCAGGTTAGGGGACAGGAGACCTCCCAGTGATCTCACTCCTCCCCAGTCTGAGTGGAGCTGTTCCAGTCCCAGCCTCAGCAGACTGACGTACATCTCTCTGAATGACAGCTTGACCGCCGGCTTCTCGACAGACACCGCAATCCCCAACACGCTGACGACACAAGGTATAGTAGACATGACAGCATCCCCAACACCTGACAGAACAGGTATTAGTAGGCATGACATCCACCGGATCCCAACACCTGCAGACCAACAAGCTATAGTAGGTTGGACAGCATCCCAACACCTGACAAGACACCAAGGTATAGTGATGACAGCACCACAAACCTGACAGGCAAAGGTAATAGTAGGATGACAGGTCCCAACCATGACCAGCACAGGTTATAGTAGGCAGACAGCATCCCAACACCGACAGACACAGTATAGTGGCTACAGCCATGCCCAAACTGACAGACACAAAGGTATAGTAGGCATGACAGCATCCCACACCTGACAGAACAAGGTTATAGTAGAATCGACAGCATCCCAACACTGAATAACAAGGTTGTGCATGGCGATCCACCTGACGAAAAGGTATAGTAGGCCGATGACCAGCAGTCCACATACAACAGTTTGTAGGCATGAAGCATCCCAAACCTGACAGAcacaaggtatggtaggatgacAGCATCCCAACACCCTGAAGGACAACAAGGTATAGTAGGCAATGCAGATCCCAGACACTGCCAACACAAGGGTATAGTATGCATGAACATCCACAGCGCTGCAGCACACAAGTATGTAGGCCTGACACCTCCCCCCAAAACCTGGACAGACACAAGGCTTAGTAGGCAGCAGGATGGACCTACGTATGGGTTCTCTTGGCAAACTCTTTCCTGTCTCAGTGGGATTCCATCGGGCAATACACAAGCATGGACCAAGAGATCAAATCACCAGTCGCGCTGACGAGGCCGGGCTTGGTCGTCTGCCTCTCTTCTTTGCGGAAGTGATCAGGACGGCTCCTGAAGCTCGCTCGGTGTGACTTGAATTCCCGTCTTCCTGCTTAACAGTCAAGGCAACATGTGAGGTCAATGGAGTCGATAGTGTCGTATTTACCGGATGGAAATGTTTTCTACTTCTGTCTCGGTGGTGATAAGTTGACACGGCGAGCCATCGGACTTGGTTAACCCGTGCCGTGAGGCTTAAGTAACATGTTACTCTGAAAGCTTAATCTGAAACACGCAGTTCCTTTGGCTAGCTTTCATACCGGAGAGGTAGAATCTAGCTGCTCTCTAGCGCCGCGGTCGGCTAGCTGGCCCTCTCAGCCCGCCGTGCGGGCTAGCTGCCCTCTCAGCCCGCCGTACGGGGCTAGCTGCCCTCTCGCCGCCGTGTGGGCTAGCTTGCGCTCTCAGCCGCCAGGTGCGGGCTAGCTGCCCTCTCAGGCCCGCCGTCGGGGGGGGCTACGCTCTGCCCTCTCAGCCCCGGGCCAGTCGGGGCTAGCTGCCTTCAGCCGCCGTGCGGGTGCTGCCCTCTTCAGCCCGCCGTGGGGCTAGCTGCCCTTCAGCCGCCGTGCGGCTAGCTGCCTCTCAGCCGCTCGTGTGGGCTAGTTGCCTCATCAGCCTGCCGTACGGTGTTAGCTGCCCTCTCAGCCCGCCGTTCTGCGGCTAGCTGCCCTCTCAGCCGCCGTGTGGGCTAGCTGCCCCTCAGCCGCCGTCGCGGCTAGCCTGCCTTCAGGCCCGCCGTGGTGGGCTAGGTCTGCCCTCTCAGCCCGCCGTGCGGGCCTAGCTGCCCTTCAGCCGCCGTGCGGGCTACGCTGCCTCTCAGGCCCGCCGTGCGGGCTAGCTGCCCTCTCAGCGCCGTTGCGGGTAGTGCCCTCAGCCTCGGGCTGCGCTTGCCAGCGGGCTAGCTGCCTCTTCAGCCGCCGACGGGTCTGCTAGCGCGTAGGCCTTTCAGAGCCGCCTACGTAGCTGCCTCTAGCCGCCGTGTGGGCTAGCTGCCCTCTCAGCCTGCGTATAGACTTTGGACCAATGGCACAGTTGGCGACATCCATGGTGGTTTTATGAAGGAGCGTCAGTTGCTTCTACGCCCGGCCTCCAGTCAATTAGTCCCACCTTGGGAcctttttgttgtttgttattgTGCTTGAAGCTATTTCCCAGAAGCCTTTAGAGCCGCTGGAAAGCGTAGAGATGACATCACTCTCCTTTTTAAGACGGTGTTACTGCTTTAATCtctagagtgagtgagtgtgctgCACGCCCGGTCAGTTCACCGTTCGTTCTTACAACTTTCCCCGCCGTTATCCAAGGTGAGCTTGTCACCTAACCCTGCCAAAGGGAGGTCCCTCTCGGCAACAGCCATCCACTGGCTTGATAGTGCAGGCTATTTATATTGTGTCATAATGGAAAGGGTTTACAGCCCCCCAGAGGGCTTGATGGCTCATTCCACCAGAGGTGCGGTTACCTCCTAGGGCACTGTCAAAGGCATCTGTTTACAAGAGATCTGCGGTTCAGCATGTTGGGCTTTCCCTCATACGGTCCCCCGTGTCGGACTACCCTGGCTTCGGAGTGCTCGTCTATGATACGGAGGCTTGCCCTTTCTCACGGTGAGAGCTCGATAACAGCTATTTGAAAGTGAACTGTTACTTGCGTAAGCCTTGTTCGCTGATAATGAGTGAGATCTSACCACATTTCCCGGCTTGCAGGAGGGAAAGGAGTAGAGGTTTGAGAATGATCAGAGGACAGATGTTGTGTGATTTGGTGTCTGTCATTTGTGATCGCCCCCGAGCGAATCCCACTGAGATAGTGTCTTcagttttacagcctgaatttaaaatggattacatgcgatttgtctctggcctacacacaataccccatgtcaggatttttttattttattttgttttacaaatgaataaacgATGAAAAGCTGACATGTATTCAGTCGATAAGTGTTCAAccattttgttatggcaagtctaggTAAGTTCATGATTATTAATGTTCTtacgtcacataataagttgcatggactctctgtggacaataatagtgtttaaaatcatttttgaatgactacctcatctctgtaccccacacatacaattatctgtaaggtccctcagtcaagcagtgcatttcaaacaagCTTTCaagccacaaagaccagggatggtTTTTTTCAATAGCCTCCCAGAGAGGAGGTGACCTGTTGAGgagtgggtaaaaaaaaagcacgacattgaatatccctgtTGAGCATGGTGAGAGATATGAATTACaatctttggatggtgtatcaattacacccagtcactacaacgatacagagcgtccttcctaactcagttcacggagaggaaggaaaccgtcagtgatttcaccatgaagaCAATGGGTGACTTCAACCAACAGTTAGTTTatgctgtgattggagaaaactgaagGATGGCCTTCAACATTGCGTGTTACTCGATCATACTACTAACCTAATTCCAAGAAGATGAAGAAAAAGAGAAGCCTGTATAAATACAATGATTTCcacaaacatgcatcctgtatgcaaACACAGCACTAATACAAAGTGATATGtttggttctaaatcaatacaATGAGTACGATCTGATTTATTTGCGAAGGTCGAGGTgtgactgcatcatgttctgGGTATGACTTGTCATTCAGTGTTATGAAGGACCTGAGAGCATTTAtggatagtaaaaataaacaaagtgtaggctaatcacaggcaaaatcctagaggaaaacctggttcagtctgctttccaccagacactgggagattaattcacctttaaccaggacaataacctaaaacacaaggccaaatctacactggagttgcttaccaggaagacagtgaatgttcctgagtggccatgtttacagttttgacctaattctgcttaaaaatctatggcaagacctgaaaatggttgtctagcaatgatcagcaacccATTTGACAGAACATGAAGAAGAATGGGCCAAtgttttacaatccaggtgttgGAACRCTCTTagaatttacccagaaagactcacagcagtaATCACTGTCAACATGTGtttactcagggggttgaatacatatctaGGCAACATATATTAGTGTTTTCATTTTTCAGAAACGTTTTACAAATGTTCACAATTTTCTTCCACTTCGACATTTACAAAGTattttgtggaaaaagtcaaagggggtGTGAATATTTCCTGAAGGCGCTGTATCTCTCATTATCAGAGAACCGAGTTAAAGTCACCTTGAGTTTTGGGTTGTCTTGATTTGTTGTTGCACAATGTTATGTTGAATGATGGTCATCTGCCTGGGAAAAACTCAGCGATGTCATGTAGTGGAGTTACTACATGAAGGAATAACCAATTGACTGCAtgctatctctctcccttccccagaGTAATGGCACCATGTCTCTGAGCACCACTATAGTCAGAGCCAGTCCCACCCCTCCAGTAGACGGGGCTGATACCCAGAGTCCTTCAGGTCAGGATCTACCTCTTCACCGCTCKACAGACATCCTCTGTCCTCCTAGACAGTCCAAGAGCCCAGAGTCTCCTCACCACTCTGACGGTCCTCCGAGAGGCTCGGTAGACCTGCGGAGTGGTTCAGGTCTGGGCTTTACACGCAGCCAGAGTGAGTGTAACTATCACCGTGGGAACAATACAGACTACGACCTGCAGAAACGCCACTCCGTACCCAACTCACACCGCCTCACCAAGGTGGATTCTGGGTACTCCAGCCACCTGAACATCCAGCAGCCCAGCGGTACGGGGGGCCAGGGGAACCAGCAGTGGTCCGGGGTCTCAGCCCAGGGGAGTGAGGTCTATCCTGGGGCCAGGACGGGCTTCGGCCTGCCTTCCTCCGAGGACCTGTGCTACGTGCCCATCTCCAGCTTCAAGCCCCAGGGCTCCATGGTGGACCTGCCTCCAGGGGTCCCCAGCCTCCTGACGGGGCGCTCCCTCTTCAGCTCCCAGCTGGCACAGCAGAACCTGGGCTCGGATGGAGCTCTACACCCTGGTCWCCCTCTGCCTGCTCCCTACCGCCACATGGCGGCAGCAGGGAACGRCCTGTACGGTCACGYTATGTCCTCACGGTTAGGACCCAACGTTGACCCCTCGGTCAGACACCTCCACAGCTCTGGGGGTCTGGGTGTCTCTGGGCCTGGTGGACCAGGAGGTCCTGGGGGTCTGTACCACTGCTCTAACCCGCACCTCAAACCCTTGGACCCAGGACTGATGGAGGGGAACCCCTACAGCCAGAACTGTGTAGCCTCGTGGTCTAACGGCAGCCTTCCTGAACTCACAGGTTAGTCTTCAATCAGTTCTGGAATGTTCTCTTGAATCACTCGAGATAAGAGGGTGTGTTGCAGTTGGACAGAGAGAGCTTTGGCACTGCACCTGCGGCAGGCTCTCCGAAGTCCCAGACTGCCACACTTCCCCACATCCACCTGGAGAGGAGAACCCATCCAGAATATAGTGTGTTACAGTGGAGAAAACcatccccagaatataaaatGCGTTACCAGTGGAGAAACCACCAGAATATAATGCGTTACCGTGGAGAAAGCCATCCAGATATAATGCGTTACAGTGGAGAAACCACCCAGAATATAATGGCGTTACAGTGGAGAAACCATCGCAGATATAATGCGTTACAGCTGGGAGAAACCATCGAGAATTATAATGCGTTTACAGTGGAGAAACCATCCAGAATATAATGCGTTACAGTGGAGAAACCACTCCGAAATAATATGCGTTACAGTGGGAACCATCCAGAATATAATGTGGTTACAGTGGAAGAAACCATCCAGAATATAATGCTGTTACAGTGGAGAAACCATCCAGAATATAATTGTGTTACGTGGAGAAACCATCCAAATAAATGGTGTTACAGTGGAGAAACCATCCAGAATATAATGTGTTACAGTGGAGAAACCATCCAGAATTAATGTGTTACAGTGGAGAAACCATCCAGAATATATGTGTTACGTGGAGAACGCATCCAGAATATAATGGTGTTACAGTGGAGAAACCATCCAGAATAATGTGTTACAGTGGAGAAACCATCCGAATATAATGTGTTACAGTGAGAAACCATCCCGAATATAATGTGTTACAGTGGAGAAACCATCCAGAATATAATGTGTTACAGTGGAGAAACTCCAGAATATAATGTGTTACAGTGGAGAAACCACCAGAATATAAGTGGTTACAGTGGAGAAACCATCCAGAATATAATGTGTTCAGTAGAGAACCATCCAGAATATAGATGTGGTTAGCAGGTGGAGAAACCACCCAGAATATAATGTGTTCAGTGGAGAAACCATCCAGAATATAATGTGTTACAGTGGAGAAACCATCCAGAATATAATGTGTTACAGTGGAGACCATCCAGATATAATGTGTTCAGTGGGAAACCACCAGAATATAATGTGTTACAGTGGAGAAACCACCCAGAATATAATGTGTTACAGTGGAGAAACCATCGCAGAATATAATGTGTGTACAGTGGAGAAACCATCCAGAAATATAATAGTGTTACAGTGGAGAAACCAATCGCAGAACTATAATGTGTTTACAGTGGAGAAACATCCAGAATATGGATGGTTGTTACAGGTGGAGAAACCATCCAGAATATAATGTTGTTACAGTGTGGAAACCATCCAGAATATATGTGTTACAGTGGAGAAACCATCAGAGAATATAATGTGTTAGCagtgggagaaccatccagaatatAATGTGTTACAGTGGAGAAACCATCCAGAATATAATGTGTTAACAGTGGAGAAACCATCCAGAATATAATGTGTTACAGTGGAGAAACCATCCAGAATATAATGTGTTACAGTGGAGAAACCATCCAGAATATATGTGTTTACAGTGGAGAAACCATCCAGAATATAATGTGTTACAGATGGAGAAAACCATCCAGAATATAATGTGTTACAGTGGAGAAACCATCCAGAAATATAATGTGTTACAGTGGAGAAACTCCAGAATATATGTGTTACAGTGGAGAAACCATCCAGAATATAATGTGTTTACAGTGGATGAAAACGATCTCAGAATATTGTTAATAAATGATAATGTGTTACAGTGGAGAACGCCATCCGAGATATGGATAGGTTGGTCTTCACCCAAGTGGAGAATTAACATCCATGTTATGTGTTACTAGTGACGAGGTTATTACTCAGAATATTGTGAGGATGACGCATCCAGGTATAAAGTGACGTAGAAACCATTCCGAATATATGTGTTACAGTGGGACGGAACCGATCCAGTTACATGATAATTTTGTGGTTCATCATAGGTGGAGAAACCATCTCAGTTAATATCCATGTGTCTTATTCCTATGCGTTGTGTGAGATACGCATGTTCTTAGAATTTAGTATGTGTCTAGCCAGCTGGAGAAACCGATTCTCTCTGTCTTCATGGAATTTATAAGTATTCGTTGTCTAACTCCAGATTTGGAGAAACCGATTAACCTTCAGCGAAATATATGTGTACTCAACATTTAAATAATTGTCTGGGTACGGAAACCCTGGGATGGGATCGTATTTCTTCTCCTAACGTCCAATGTTCAATCCAGTGTTACACTAAGTAAGCAAGTTTGGATAAGAGATTCCCATTGGGCCAGGATGGTTGAATATTAGCTCTCAATGTGCTCCAATCTCACAGGTGGGAACCAGTATGCACAGAATATACATGTGATTAAACACGagtggagaagaaagaggaagaagtgCCATAATTGCCAAGTATATATAATGTGTGTTTACACTTGTACCTTGGATGTTTCTGGAGCAAGCACTAACGCATGGTCCATGTAAAAACCACATTCATCCCGAAGTATAATGTGGTTGTTAACAGTGGTGAAATATTCACTGTCGCAGGAAAGTATTTAATTGTGGTGTTTCCATGTCCGCACGTGTTGGGAGAACCCTTATACCTATTTCCTGGATGGGTCTCAGATATTACTAACTAGACTGTAATAGACTAAGTGGAGAAAGACTCATGTTATAATTTTATTCCTGCTGGAATGGTTCCGGTCCCAGAATAATTCACAGACCTTGGTAGGTGTTAAGTCATGTTGACACGGGAGTATTTACTGAGATTAGAGGCCTTTCTCATCGTGTACGCAGCAGATTATTAATTTCGTGGATATGTGTGCTTTGTCGCACATGGTAGAGAAGAACCATTCTACGATTCTGGCACAGAAGTATGAATGTGTTGTT
The DNA window shown above is from Salvelinus sp. IW2-2015 unplaced genomic scaffold, ASM291031v2 Un_scaffold1807, whole genome shotgun sequence and carries:
- the LOC112072044 gene encoding uncharacterized protein, which gives rise to MSLSTTIVRASPTPPVDGADTQSPSGQDLPLHRSTDILCPPRQSKSPESPHHSDGPPRGSVDLRSGSGLGFTRSQSECNYHRGNNTDYDLQKRHSVPNSHRLTKVDSGYSSHLNIQQPSGTGGQGNQQWSGVSAQGSEVYPGARTGFGLPSSEDLCYVPISSFKPQGSMVDLPPGVPSLLTGRSLFSSQLAQQNLGSDGALHPGXPLPAPYRHMAAAGNXLYGHXMSSRLGPNVDPSVRHLHSSGGLGVSGPGGPGGPGGLYHCSNPHLKPLDPGLMEGNPYSQNCVASWSNGSLPELTG